In Oncorhynchus gorbuscha isolate QuinsamMale2020 ecotype Even-year linkage group LG08, OgorEven_v1.0, whole genome shotgun sequence, one genomic interval encodes:
- the LOC124041607 gene encoding myeloid-associated differentiation marker homolog produces the protein MPIVVVHSNPLFWVRLCALVFSCVAFAVTVHGANLSHGTGDWCVFCWAFSFAGTLLVLLVELFGLQTRAPVSWKNFPITFACYASLLCLSASIIFPLYFLKGQTYRSETQNYRIVATVFSCLATIAYICEVSISKARPGEVAGYMATAPGLLKVCETFVACVIFVFISDPVSYDSHNALRWCLAVFCICFILSAAIIVLCICECTGCLPFPFARFLSAYAVLAVAMYLSATIIWPIFKFDKKHGGSSRPYGCGRYAGLCDWDRQMAVAVLTAVNLVLYLADLIYSARLVFVTV, from the coding sequence ATGCCGATAGTAGTGGTGCACTCCAACCCCCTGTTTTGGGTGCGTTTGTGTGCTTTGGTGTTCTCCTGTGTGGCCTTTGCTGTGACCGTCCATGGGGCCAACCTCTCCCATGGCACaggggactggtgtgtgttctgctgGGCCTTCAGCTTCGCTGGGACcctgctggtgctgctggtggAGCTGTTTGGCCTGCAGACCCGTGCCCCTGTCTCCTGGAAGAACTTCCCCATCACCTTTGCCTGCTACGCCTCCctgctctgcctctctgcctccatcaTCTTCCCCCTCTACTTCCTCAAGGGCCAGACCTACCGCAGCGAGACTCAAAACTACCGCATTGTGGCCACCGTCTTCTCCTGCCTGGCAACCATCGCTTACATTTGTGAGGTGAGCATCAGCAAAGCCAGGCCAGGAGAGGTAGCAGGTTACATGGCCACCGCCCCGGGTCTGCTGAAGGTGTGTGAGACTTTTGTAGCCTGCGTCATCTTCGTCTTCATCAGCGACCCAGTGTCCTACGACTCACACAATGCACTGAGGTGGTGCCTGGCCGTCTTCTGCATCTGTTTCATCCTGTCAGCGGCCATTATAGTGCTGTGTATCTGTGAGTGCACCGGCTGCCTGCCCTTCCCCTTTGCCCGCTTCCTGTCCGCCTACGCCGTTCTGGCTGTCGCCATGTACCTCTCCGCCACCATCATCTGGCCCATTTTTAAGTTTGACAAGAAGCACGGGGGATCCTCCAGGCCCTATGGCTGTGGCAGATATGCAGGGCTGTGCGACTGGGACAGGCAGATGGCTGTGGCTGTGCTCACCGCAGTTAACCTTGTGCTCTACCTGGCAGACCTGATCTACTCTGCCCGACTGGTGTTTGTTACTGTGTAA